Proteins encoded together in one Thiovulum sp. ES window:
- a CDS encoding NADPH-dependent glutamate synthase beta chain-like oxidoreductase (PFAM: Pyridine nucleotide-disulphide oxidoreductase; NADH-ubiquinone oxidoreductase-F iron-sulfur binding region) gives MGTKVYFSTWQGENVDNRGKKSEEWSESAFKLPETYSHSQDSKAFIGWDGVSLFSEEVDVVRLATEYAAQYQEYSEACGRCAPGRWGGRILYDLLDKIARGEGEFSDLEHLKEVSQTMMETSKCEIGKTVPVPILQLMESFSEDFSDLILNKKKSKDYDGDISYIAKVTAPCTDACPTHVDIPAYIEGVRDLRFDDSLQATRGTMPLAHTCGRVCPHPCEDACRRTNLDEPISIMELKRIGADYETDHGFGFFHPVEKKPRNGKRVVVIGSGPAGLTGAYYMALEGIDVTVYEALPVLGGEVAVGVPEYRMPIDKYNKDIEAVKDLGVKFLVNSPVDDEMMRQFEDEYDAILVASGTRISKKIRCNNERPEMEGYWGAIDFLDKVNLYEKYGIKLTEAEKKEYNIDKDYVDLTGKTLVCVGGGFTSMDVVRCAIRANAEKVFMLYRRDEKTIIRNTTYEEYHEAVEEGVEFKFFSAIEELYDEKDVLKSMLVNNYEMQPDPNGGRPKLVKVEGADFEIDADYVIPAVSQSADLKFIPKEWEIEMTSWATILTNGKDYMTSRKGVFAAGDAEYGPMTIVNAVGQAKRAASVISRYVHTGEITLTDDEIMEDHLRKLKVYNKKEPIRGWLGNQKREVSEKLHVDERKDNNREVNLGFTQEEAISEAERCMRCYYISMVSI, from the coding sequence ATGGGAACTAAAGTCTATTTCTCAACTTGGCAGGGTGAAAATGTTGATAATCGGGGTAAAAAGTCCGAAGAGTGGAGTGAGTCCGCTTTTAAACTTCCTGAAACATATTCTCACTCTCAAGACTCAAAAGCCTTTATCGGTTGGGATGGAGTCTCTCTATTTTCTGAAGAAGTTGATGTTGTGCGACTTGCTACTGAGTATGCTGCACAATATCAAGAGTATTCGGAAGCTTGTGGGAGATGTGCTCCGGGTCGTTGGGGTGGAAGAATTCTCTACGATCTTCTCGACAAAATCGCAAGAGGTGAAGGTGAATTTTCTGATTTAGAACATTTAAAAGAGGTTTCTCAAACAATGATGGAGACTTCAAAATGCGAAATCGGAAAAACTGTGCCTGTTCCAATTCTTCAACTTATGGAAAGTTTCAGTGAAGACTTTTCTGACCTCATCTTAAATAAGAAGAAGAGTAAAGATTATGACGGTGATATTTCTTACATTGCAAAAGTAACAGCACCATGTACTGATGCTTGTCCGACTCATGTTGATATTCCCGCATATATTGAGGGAGTTCGGGATTTACGATTTGATGATTCTCTACAAGCAACTAGAGGAACAATGCCACTTGCTCACACTTGCGGTCGTGTTTGTCCTCACCCATGTGAAGATGCTTGTCGGCGAACAAATCTTGATGAACCAATCTCAATTATGGAATTGAAACGAATCGGGGCAGACTATGAAACAGATCACGGTTTTGGTTTCTTTCACCCAGTAGAGAAAAAACCTAGAAACGGAAAAAGAGTAGTTGTAATTGGTTCTGGACCAGCTGGTTTAACTGGTGCTTACTACATGGCACTTGAAGGAATCGATGTTACAGTTTATGAAGCTCTTCCTGTTCTTGGTGGTGAAGTTGCTGTTGGTGTTCCTGAATACCGAATGCCGATTGACAAATACAACAAAGATATTGAAGCCGTCAAAGATTTAGGTGTTAAGTTTCTTGTAAATTCACCAGTTGATGATGAAATGATGAGACAATTTGAAGATGAATATGATGCAATTCTTGTAGCTTCAGGAACGAGAATTTCAAAAAAGATTCGGTGTAACAACGAACGACCTGAAATGGAAGGATATTGGGGTGCAATTGATTTCCTAGACAAAGTAAATCTTTACGAAAAGTATGGAATCAAATTGACAGAAGCAGAGAAAAAAGAGTATAACATTGACAAAGATTATGTTGATTTGACTGGAAAAACTCTTGTTTGTGTTGGTGGTGGATTTACTTCAATGGATGTTGTTCGGTGTGCCATTCGTGCAAATGCTGAAAAAGTATTTATGCTGTATCGAAGAGATGAAAAGACAATTATCCGAAATACAACTTATGAAGAATATCATGAAGCAGTTGAAGAGGGAGTTGAATTTAAATTTTTCTCAGCAATTGAAGAGTTATACGACGAAAAAGATGTATTAAAAAGTATGCTTGTAAATAATTATGAGATGCAACCTGATCCAAATGGAGGTCGTCCGAAACTTGTAAAAGTGGAGGGTGCTGATTTTGAAATCGATGCAGATTATGTAATTCCTGCCGTTTCTCAAAGTGCGGATTTGAAATTCATTCCAAAAGAGTGGGAAATTGAGATGACAAGTTGGGCAACAATTCTTACAAACGGAAAAGATTACATGACTTCTCGAAAAGGTGTATTTGCTGCTGGTGATGCTGAATATGGTCCAATGACAATTGTAAATGCTGTTGGTCAAGCAAAACGGGCTGCTTCTGTTATTTCTCGGTATGTTCATACTGGTGAAATTACTCTTACTGACGATGAAATCATGGAAGACCATCTCCGAAAACTCAAAGTTTATAATAAGAAAGAACCAATTCGAGGTTGGCTTGGAAATCAAAAACGAGAAGTTTCTGAAAAACTACATGTTGATGAGCGAAAAGACAATAACCGAGAAGTGAATCTTGGATTTACTCAAGAAGAGGCAATTTCTGAAGCTGAACGATGTATGAGATGTTATTACATTTCTATGGTTTCAATTTAG